TCTGCCATCAGATTTCATTTGACGATCTTATTGACCAAAAACAAACTCTGTATCTTGAATAAAATTTATAACAAGAGTTAAACTAAAGTTCTGATTACTATGAGACATGTACTGGAACTATTTGTAAATATAATACAAAAGCATATTAAGGTCTCGTTTGTAAGTATAATAAAAAGGAACAACATAATGgatttaagtttaaaacaatacaaaGTTTTAAAGGATGCTCTATATTTTGTCTCTATCAGTAAATGAAGTCTATGCAATATTTACTTTAACGAGGATATAAGGAAGAAAGCAAGTAGTCAAgagaaaaagtatttaatattaGTTTTGATAATTCACTCTTGAACCTGATTGTGTTTTCATAGCTCAATTTCTTCtatagtcaaaaaaaaaaaaggttactgaAAGAGAAACACTAGTTTGCCGAGATAAATGATTTTCGGGTCTGGATTTCTCACGCTCCTTATAAGAAAATTCAGCGTTGTAAGCCTAATTAATGTTCATTTGTGTaatagtataaatatttataatctgtTTCAAATACCTATGTTGAATATGATTCTTATTaagtatataattatatatcatATTGTATAGAACAACAATGGAAGAAATCAATTCATCAAAATGAAAATGTTATAGACTATGAttagataaatgaaataattttgtgtcAGCAATCtataattaaaatttgaaatgatatAATTAATCTAGTCCAGTGGGTACTTATTAAGCACATAATAACGGTATTAAGTATTAAGATttatcttccccccccctctcattaTTTGAGTAGGTAGAAAGATCTGGAatcaattattataaatatgtaCTACCCCAGGCATCTTCTTTCTACAGCACACGGCTACCTCTGAGaacataatgttttttttttagtttttgttttaaactattaGTGTATTGTATTGAATTTAATAATGACCTTCCAGTGCAGTGGAATCAATGTTAGAATTTCAAACATCCAACAAGGCTTAGTAGGGAAGGGAAGGTTGAGCTCTTGAATCTTGGCTCTTTGGGCCTAGTAATTATGTCTCATTAAATGTTTGGCTGAATCATTTTAAAACTAAGTATGCAGGTCTGATGAGGCGTCACGTGAGAGAAACTATCAATCTTGGAGCAACCTTGAAATAACACTGAAATGAATATAATAAAGCAAGGCGACTTACATATATTTTGTAATGCTGCATAAGTTTAAATTTAGTAtgtaatttatgtttaaaaaagaaagttaataTATCTAATAATATAACTTTATATATTCTACCGTCAGTTATAAGATTTAGACCTTAATCCAAACGTATCACTGAAAAGACTACTAGGCCTGTACCAACAAACTGCTATATCAACAGTTGGTTTAAGACGCTGACACCCCATGATCGTGTAAAAGAATTGCtgatttagttgttgttttgaaGTAACAGCCTTAAATTATaaagtcttgaaaaaaaatatttaagatgtCGTCTGCTAATAAATTTATCACAGATGCAGTGGTGCTGACTAATCCTACCATCGACCCTCTTATACTGGACATCGTGATTCTTATCGTCGGGTGTTTCCTGACATTTCTCGTCTGTTTATTTGGGATTGGGGCTAACGTCGTGAACATAATGGTGTTCCGAAAGCAAGGCTACCAAGATGGCGTAAACGTCACACTGACTGCCCTGGCCATCAGTGACCTGGGTGGCCTGATATTCGACCTGGTGTACGCGGTAATGTTAAATCCATACATCCTTGAGACGGACGTGGTGGTATCCAAAATAGTTATCTTGTTCGTAACTGGATTCACTTTCGAGTACTTCACCCGCGTCAGCAGCGTAATAACGGCATTCGCTGCCCTGGAGAGGTGCGTCTGCGTGACCCAGCCTCTCAAAGTTAAGGATATATTCACCAAAAAAGTGTCAGTAGTGGTAAACACGAGCATCTTTTTGATCTACTCTCTGTACTTGTTGCTTCAGTTCATTACTATGTACTTTGAATGGACTTTCATTCCGGGTCGAAATATGACAGTCTACGCGGTCTACTTCAATAGCAGGAGAGCGGTCATGTTCCCCATCACGTACTACGTCACAGACATGATCCTCCCTTACGGCACCTACCTCATACTCATGTGTTGCTGTACCTTGCTTTTTATTAAACTCAAGTCCAAAGCCAAGTGGAGGCAGCAAGTCTCCACCTCGGTAGACAAAGCTTCTCACATCACTTCCAAGGAGCGAAAGTCTGCGAGGATGTTCATGACCGTCTCCTTCATGTGTGTGGTGCTTCTCCTGCCCCAGTCCCTCGTGTATTCTGCCACGATATTCGTTAAGGCTCTCGCGTTGAATGGCTCCCACAGCGATCTCAGGCACGTTTTCAGTACTTGCACCAATTTACTGAAGATCAGCAACTCTAGTTTTACAATCTTCATCTACTACACCATGAGTACAAAGTACAGACTAGAGTTTCAGAAAATGTTcgcaaaaaataaaacaaacttcaaGCTACAAGATGGGgaaaacaattaaaagcaaaacAAACTCACTTGTCCATATTATTTATAAAGTGTAAAATGCATTATATAGGCTTCTAAGAAAGAAAGTATATAAATTTAGTGTTGTATATTGGTTTAGTGTactgaaattcttttttctgcTAAAAAAAATGCAGGAAATTTgttaagttattattatttaataaacgagggacaaatcaaatattttctaaGCAAGCAGACTGGCCACctagaggagggggggggaggggggagaaccCGTACACCAGTCAGGGGCCAATaaaaagagggggagggggtgtcCACGCTTTTTCTTTAAATCGTAGTATACCAAAGGCAGTGTTTCttaaactgtgttccgcgaggcctgactaggtgatccacaaactactggaatattAAACTAGTTCGCctacacgtgaattaatctctaagtaaatgtaaaaaaaaaagatttttattagtTCTTCttggtaacaaaataaattctatgACATCACTATGACCTTTGAACTGATCCAGATTGTGACTATAACTTTAAACAAAGATACAATAAAACATCTACCATCAAGTGATTTCTAGTCCAGTTTTTCTAAAGAGTACTACACTATTTTAAAACAGCAATCgttattttaatttagattCCTATAACCTATTTGTGCGAAACAAGATTTTCTTATGTCAAATTTATATCTATTAGATATCAGGTTACTTATATCGTGCTTGATATCAGGAATTTTCACAATATCATCAAAGTCAtcaaaccatatatatatatatataaatatatgcataAACCTAAAGAAtaaagaatgtgcgaagtgttccgttacggagacagtttgggaaacacgaCCTTTGGGAATTTTATGATCACGTAGTGCACCTGTCAAGGTCTCAAGAGATGTGTAAACAGGAAGCTTACTTTAACAATGGTTTCGCGAACATTCGTGTTGTTAAGCAGAAGATTTGAGAATGAAAGCaagttaattaaaaatgaaaaggttttaatttaatttcggTTCGATTACCTGCTTTACAGACACTGAAATCAACACAAATAAGTTTTTTACACTGTTTAGTATATTTGTTCTGTCTTGGCCGGCTGTATGACTGTAATACTtattaaacatttctttaataatcttcaccaccttcacctatcccttagtctgtcaAAATGTTGGGGCGCTACACATAATCTGTCCGCTGACTTCCTCcattcatctttttcttttgccataaataaaatacagcatcgaccttcgctagactcagacaAGGAGTTTGGAAAACTAGACGCTTtactacagtgaccaaaatggaggtctacaatgTACACTGTACAGCAGTGAGTCGTGAACTAACAATGCAAATCACGAGAGAAAACTCATTCCACTGGTGCTGCCACCGTAGGATCCtgaaaatcacatggcaagAGAGAGTGTGTACCACTGAGATACTTGCCCGAAGTGTTCTTCTTCCCAGCACCTTTACTGTCCTCAAACAACGCCGCCTGAGCTGGCTTGGTCATGTCCGTCgaatggaggacaatcgcattcCAAAAGTCATTCTTTATGGACAACTTGCATCTGGATTAAGAAAAACTGGCCGCCCCCTACCTCCATTACGTGGATGTAATCAAACAAGACCTCAAAGTAGTGaatattgatactgaccattgcgaagatatagccttagaccgcactacgtggagagagatgataaccaagaaagctatggacagtaaaaaaaacaacataagccTCAGCTCTAGAAGAAAAGTGTGCCAAAcgaaaaatggccggctcctctaccaccaaagcaaaagccacATTAACATACGGTATATGAGGACGGaaatgtctctccaaaatagggctccacggTCACATGAACaataaaccatagtcgtttccGACCGAAGGAGGCCACAAGTAGATCTTCCGGTCGGTAAAAGGCCTGTCACTCTTGAAAGTTGTCTTTCCATCGCGttctttgtttcttcttttcCGGTTCTGTCCCATCaaggatgttttgtttttaacagcAGCACATAAAGCTATTGATGTTctggtataaatatttttatttccatgtaAGATTACATCACTAAAAACATTCATATCACTAATATGATCACTAATCAAATcactaataaattataaataaatagcaTTAAACAATAATTACATGTGCACActgataaaaatgttgtttatgtatgtatatttagtTAAATACAAtatcttttaatatttataagcaATATGGAGTCCACATAATTTAGAAAAATGACCCCTGATTAAATGAGTTTATGTCAAAATATACAATCACATAACCTCGTCAGTCGCGACGTGGTTTCATCTGGCCCGCTGAAACGTCGGCACATGTAgaaatttacccccccccccccacatacacacacaccttttatttctcaaaccaaaaattaagaaatatatctttgccatgacatttaaaatgtgtaggtttatgaaatgggagagccaAAGAAACTACAAGTGGACTCTGAAGTTTGGATCTAACAGGAAAAGTTGAAAGGATCTTtatgtatatttgtttataaatatgtgtgtgtgtgtggtttatttttacaaatcttatatcgaatcactttgtctggtacaaattttgaacacgtcatttctccaacacctattctcggatcaagctgaaaatttacagaattatttattttaccagacaaaacatgaatcattaTAACAAACATTAATTAGTCAAATAGTTActgttattaattatttgattgattcCAAAAAGGGAAAATAATGCTTCAAGTATTAATTAATAGCTACATGTAATTATGTGGGGTTAAGTCCACTTAGAcaattgtacatgttatttctccaacatctATTCTCGAATCATGTTCAAAATTTACGAACTATttactgtacctaacaaaacgtgGATCGTTTGAAAATTAACCAGATAattattgaaaattaattattttgtttgatatcgaaaaagggaaataaattctacattactGGGATATTTAGTTGTAAATTTGAGTTTTTTCCCCGTTCGATAAGCATTGGCTTTTCAACAAGTATTTTGTATGCATTGCTTATATTCTTACATTTGCTTTAAACCCCATATCTTATTCTCACATCCTTCCAATACTATGTGTCACTTCAATAGGCAATACGGGAGATGAGTCTGCATCAGAGCCCACAAGTGAATAAGTTTCCAGCGACATGTTAAATACGTTTGTGGTTCAATGTTTGAAATTAAGTTACATAGTTAGTGTAGAAATTAAAACATCTGAACTACTCAAtaccattgtaaaaaaaatacttaatttcAGATCTGGAGTAGCTACATGCCCTTTAAAATTCATCTATTTCCCTATAAGCAATGTGCAGCTACATCGAAACATTtaataagaaacaaaatggtTGAAATAAAAGTGGTCAgctttctgtttctttattttttaatcgaACATCGTTAAAACACAAAAATCATCACGTAGACCAAACCACAAAACATTAGGAGTACAACACAatgtatttcaataaaaaaagcacccattttttaaaataatattattataactcTTCCTGGTACATGAGCTCCAGACGTTACAGAAGATATGACTTGTGCACTATTCTTTCTAGAACGAAGATACAATGTTTTGGAGAGACAGAAGTGTCCGTCCAAGTGACCAAGACGACAATGTCAGTGCTCCATTTCAACTGAAACACGAGATAGAGACGCTCTTATTCCCAAGTCTGCTACGAGGTTGTCGACGTTGACCTGAGGCAACACATTGAAGCTGTGGTCGGTGTCGTAGCGGAGGAGTCCGAAGAACAGCATGAAGAACTAGTGAAATCGGAAGTGAACTACAACGGAAGGGTTACTTTAGTCGAAGTGTGAAGAACTGATGAACATGAAGATAGGACCGTAACGGTGGAGTGTAAGACTGAAAGggtgagtgagtgagtgtgtgtgtatttgtgtgagtgtgtgtgtgtgcgcttgtgtgtgtgtgtgtgtgtgttcatcgtctcagccatttttatCCCATCGTTTTGTTGCCTCCCTTGGATttacaactggtgtcagaaagTGACAGTTGTCTGCCCTCAACGGAAGTGAGATCTTCAATGACCTATTTGAAAGACCAGTGTTGAACAGCTCAGCACGTCTTCCACAGGCCCTGACTAATAACGATTAGGATACTGAAACGATCTTATTCAGAAAGAACCGGGCATCAGCGACTCTTTTACCGTATTGGCACAAAGTGGTATCGCTACTGGACTAAATGGGAAAAGAATTAGACATATTCTAAACAATATGAGGGGCGACGCGGTGGCCGAGTGCTAAGCGTTttgctgagttttttttttcgggcgccactgagtccacacaactctaatggttacctgactttagttggggaaagtgaaagcggttggtagttgtacttgccacatgacactttgatcgttaaccgttggccaaagaaacagatgaccttaacatcgtccgcccttatagatcgcaaggtctgataggAGAACTTTAGTTTTAGACTTTTAGACAATATGAAGAGAGAACAAAGAGAAGATGAACACCAAGATTGGGGGACTAACGTTTATTTTTTGCTACAGTTAAACGTAACAAGAGTTGCTCAATTAGCCGAGCAGATCCAGACAACGTTGGACATACGTCTACAAATGTTTCTGTGAACCTGACAGAACTCTGTTTGTCTATCAGAGACTAGGAGGAGAACTCAAAGTTTGACCACTGCACCATTTCCGAGACGTTTCCTTTGCTACAACGTGACAGTGTCAAATACCTGTACCTAGCCAATCAAAGATCAAGTCGATCAAACAACTGCCAACAAAATATGATGGCCATCACTTGAAGGAGTAGCCATGCATTATTCTTTGTTATGGcgtgtgttttgtgtgtttctatggtgacggtgggaagaggttagctatgcaGTGGGAATGATGCAATATAAGTGGCATAGTCGTCAGCTGTCTTAAGAAAACAGACGAATCCAAATTGCAAGagtgaaaaaacttttttttagttagattttgttcaaaatactattttaaattgttactgaagtctactatatttatttatttcatcttAAGTTACTTTTTTCTTATATCGTAATAAAAGTTCCATTTAGTTttattcacaaagaagttattcaagttaatTCAAGTGTTACAAGTTAAGATAAAATAAGCCTACAGCGTTTTAGTAGACTACCAGCAGTTAGTTTAAGCTTCTTAGtatctcattttaaaaaaaaaccagctcAGCTCTGACAGGTATGGGAATCAAATGCTCTAATCCGGTtttttaactgtttttttttccttggtttCTCAGATTCATCTGTAGTACGCTGTCAGTGCAAGTTATTGTAGCATTGTTTGGTTTCTTTCTCTGAAATCTTTTAAAAGATGTTAGTTCATCGTTTGACGTTCATAAGTCCTAAGTTTCTAGGAATTGAACATGAAAGCGTTGCATCCTGTAACGAATGTAAAAAGATGACAATCTAATATCTGGTCATTGTAAGAGATAACACAAATATATCTATAGCACAGACATTGGACTGTAAGATAGAGCGTAGCTTGCTCCATTCTTCTTCAAATCTAGAAGCGAAATTACAAATAAAGTTTGTCACTTCAATGGGAATGGTCATAACGTATGCAACATATGGAGTCGAAATGAATACGATCCAAGTCTGGAATTTAAATACAACGCTGAAACACAGGCGATGAAAAATTGACCTTAACTTGGAGTTGTCGAAACACTTATTGTAATGAACAGGCACTGTAGTTGCTAAAAGCACAATAATTCTGTACATTAGATtgaatgtattaaaatgtaGATCTTCGTTATTTAACTTTAATACTGATTTTGCATTTTTCTAATCTCTCTTTTTATACACTTTTCACTGTTTCAGAAGGATTCCACTAACCTCATATAAATTCTAGACTATTGTTTTTAATAGTCTTCATCTTCACCTTAGTGTTGGTGATCGGATATTCCCGAGACTTTCTAGAGTAGACTTGCTGAATAGTTACATCATATTTGAAACTTTCGCGTGTTCTCATTACTTGTTGACAATTTAATTGACAACACAAGAGAGACACAAAAGTATTCGTTCATCTCAAGCTTTTTACATTTCCATTTAGACATGATACTGCCTGCTGTTTCATTTCTTCTAAAGGCCTTTGTTTAGTTCGTGTAACAAGTGATACTATTTCATTTGGATACCAGCCATACCCGAGATTTCTTCCCGACTTTAATTGAAATGGTTGTTTAGAAGTATAACCGTTGgtcttaacaaaaataaaaaaaaagatcctttgttgtttaaagttgttttatttagctATTCTTAAACTGGTCTCTAGATAGATTTCAATACATTCACTTATATAACAATAGTAAATATATGAAATCGAtgcatgaaaaagaaaatagaaagtttACTCTATAATTTGAGACAATTAATAAATGTAATGTGATTATTTGCCTAGAAATAATGATAAGATGAAGTTAACTACGCTATTAATTTCTGTAGGTGGCTTTTTTATGTGATCTCTAGTAGTAGTTTGCAGATAATGAAAGTCTGGTGTCTGCTGAATTACCGCTAATTACAGGAGCTAGAAAGTTTGAGAATccaaatgatattttaaatatatatttataaattggtTACGATTGACAAGACTTTGAATCTTTCCTTTCGTCtgctaaaaaatgtttatttttaaaacttctgttccagtttcttttgTTTCGGATACCATAGTGTAGGATATATTTTCTCCAGGACAATAAACttgtttgatattttaattatcAGGGGCCAGacattcattacattttctttaataaaaactTTAATAATCAATGTGTGGATTTAGAATTGGGGAAAGGAGATGGGACGTCGGTTATATGAATATTTAACTTAACGCCACAGATTAAATGATTTAAGTCGTTCTATGACGCTATAATTATGTAACAAAGAGCAGATAGAAAGGTTAGATAAGAAACTCATTACACAACATAACAAATATCCCATCAAAGTTGTTCAATTAATTGGTTTACTTTGTAAATGTATGTATTGCATTATATCGAAAATAAACAATTCAGcatatatttttagttttatattatacgTATTGGACAAAGTAACAGAATTAATGCAGAGATTAAATAAGTAGTCCCTAAGTCACCATAGGATGGACTGCGACTTCTTTAGCTTAAGCTGACTTACATCATTGGGTCTTCTTAGCCATATCAGGAATcgatcatttatttatttacttttgagtaaaaaaaaagaccataaaataaaaaactgaaAACAAATTACATTGCAAAAAATGTCTGCCTCTAATAAATTCATCACCGATGTTCTTATTAGTTTTAATCCAACTTTCGATCCTCTTATACTGGACATTTTACTTCTTGTAGTTGGCTGTGTCTTTACTGTGTTCGTCTGTCTGTTCGGTATTGCTGCTAATATCGTGAACATACCGCTGTTTCGAAAGCTGGGCTACCAAGATGGTGTCAATGTTTCTCTGACTGCCCTGGCCATTAGCGACCTGTGCGGTCTGATATTTGAACTTGTGTACTCTGTCTTATTAAATCCTTACATCCTGGAGAAAGAATTGGTGGTTTCTAAAATTGTTATAGGCTTCATAACTTACTACTTGTTTGAATATTTTACAAGGGTCAGTGGCGTGATAACTGCTTACGCCGCTTTGGAGCGCTGTCTGTCTGTGACCTGGCCACTGAAAGTCAAAATGATAATCACAAATAAAGTGTCCGTGGCGGTCAACTGGAGTATATTTATGTTATACTCTCTATACCTGTTTCCTCAGTTTTTCACCACGTATTTTGACTGGACTTATGTCCCAGAACGAAACAAAACAGtgtatgttatttatttaactagcaGGAGAGCGGAAGTGTTTCCTATAACCTATTACATCACGGACATGCTCCTTCCCTGCAGCACCTACATTGTCCTCATCACATGCTGCACGACTCTCTTTGTGAAGCTCAAGTCTAAGGCCAAATGGAGGCAGCTGGTATCAAGCTCTTGCGACAAGGTTTCTCATGTCAACAGAAAGGAGCTCAAGTCTGCAAGGATGTTCATGGCTGTCTCCTTCATGGCCGTGGTGCTTCTCCTGCCCCAGTCCGTGATGTTTTCTGTCTTGATCTTCATTAGGGCTCTAGCGATGGACGGCCAATACGGGGATCTGAGACATGCACTTAATACTTGTGTCAATTTACTGAAGATCAGCAACTCTAGTTTCACTATATTCATCTACTATAACATGAGTACCAAGTACAGATTTGAGTTTCAGAGAATGTTGGCGAAATTTAAATCAAACGTGAAATTACAACCGGAAATTCACAAGTGattgtaaaaaaatgaaagacgTGAcacttttaaacaaaacaattttcacaaagcttatatcaactctgtctgtctgtctgtctgataaaaagtctGTACACATTATTACCCCGACACCCAACCTCCattcaagctaaaattttgaacaattatttctggtatctgacaacacaagaatcaatagaacaaaatcaaccaattattgattaactattggtaattaattattttgtttggtatctcgaacaaggtaaagaaattgttcttgactgaagtagtggtataagctgaatttgaCCCAATTATGGGTCcccgctctaaattgaaacaaacaatatatagctAACTATACATTCTTCgctagtcataagtacctcactagcactGTGGTTAACACGTCGGCCTGAGAATGACgttccattttatttatttttttgtttttttgttaatgtttttgaaAAACTTATTACGGTAAGATCcccccagatatccctttctttctcccctccctccctatgttcccaactggtccagagaagtgataggatcacagagTCTTAAGCAAGAAATTGCGATAACAAAAACAAGtggtaaaactattttaaatcgCACAGATCTATTTTTGATGttctagatatattacacatttaatgacatgactggtCCAacctaattgatacaattacacctcgtatgagctttgtttttgttgttttttttaagtattttttatgtttttttcttgtttatgatAATGACTAGTGTACGACTTCCTTTGAGAAAACTACACTCTAAGTATGAGCCGTTGCAAGACTTGATAAACACTCAATAATGGTTTGCACCTTTGTGCCTAAATGGGTTTTctaaaggattaaaaaaaatctgagtTGGAaattgagtcttttttttttttttgtcttttaatgTATATGTCTCTTTAGATTACTTTTCTCTCAAACTTTAGTATTTGTCTCTCCCCCTCTCATGCCATAGTAATGTGTATACTAACTCGCTCTCTCTATTTCTTGCATGTTGTTTAAATTTTTGCTATCGATTTTTCGACCATTGGTCGTCATCCAATAGTCATCAAATTTTGCATACATGCTCATGATCTATGACAACACATggattaatataaaaaataaaatcaaccaattagttcatcCATTAGCcgtaattcattaattttgtatttatatcgAATATGTAGAAAATAAAACGCACTGTGCTAAGGGAAGATAAGCCTTGCGTAGAGAATTAGACAATAAAATTGAAAGATAGCTAAAGCCACTATAACTAAATAAATGCTTAAGCACAGGATCTATCCAAGAATGTATGTTAATGTACAGATTATATCGAAAGACTGTGTGTATTGTAATCAAGtattaagaaataaattttCACAATTgatttttcttcttcaataaACTTTAACTTTCAACCATCTCTCGCACTGTACTGCCATTTCAGCCGCAAATGCCAATGTCACACTTCTTGATCGTTTTTAAGATCAGAGTCCGCCCTCCCCAGGTTCCTCCTTGAagaagtgacttgaatagaggttcagcgttacttccagtcagatctacactagacagattgccaagaatcaacaccgcgcggaagccttaacactgttatatatagttttaaaatgtatgcaaGTTTGAGAGCCGTAGTAACCTAATGAAACTCTACAAGAAGACAAGTCTTGATCctaggctttattgaacaagaatgacaaaacagttcacaataacactgtgtacacacacacaagctaaCCTGGAAAccaagacattttgacacacaagAACAGATCAGTTTACTACACGCAACAAGAACATATTTACACAACAAGACTCAttattactaaattaaaaataaattacttgATAAAGTCCTCTTAGATTTAATGGTCTAgatgacattgaaaaaaaattacattttctaCATTCAACATTAGTCATAAAGACAGTTTTATAACATAATAGttgacccacggcgtagcagg
This genomic stretch from Biomphalaria glabrata chromosome 4, xgBioGlab47.1, whole genome shotgun sequence harbors:
- the LOC106072533 gene encoding uncharacterized protein LOC106072533, whose amino-acid sequence is MSSANKFITDAVVLTNPTIDPLILDIVILIVGCFLTFLVCLFGIGANVVNIMVFRKQGYQDGVNVTLTALAISDLGGLIFDLVYAVMLNPYILETDVVVSKIVILFVTGFTFEYFTRVSSVITAFAALERCVCVTQPLKVKDIFTKKVSVVVNTSIFLIYSLYLLLQFITMYFEWTFIPGRNMTVYAVYFNSRRAVMFPITYYVTDMILPYGTYLILMCCCTLLFIKLKSKAKWRQQVSTSVDKASHITSKERKSARMFMTVSFMCVVLLLPQSLVYSATIFVKALALNGSHSDLRHVFSTCTNLLKISNSSFTIFIYYTMSTKYRLEFQKMFAKNKTNFKLQDGENN
- the LOC106072534 gene encoding uncharacterized protein LOC106072534, yielding MSASNKFITDVLISFNPTFDPLILDILLLVVGCVFTVFVCLFGIAANIVNIPLFRKLGYQDGVNVSLTALAISDLCGLIFELVYSVLLNPYILEKELVVSKIVIGFITYYLFEYFTRVSGVITAYAALERCLSVTWPLKVKMIITNKVSVAVNWSIFMLYSLYLFPQFFTTYFDWTYVPERNKTVYVIYLTSRRAEVFPITYYITDMLLPCSTYIVLITCCTTLFVKLKSKAKWRQLVSSSCDKVSHVNRKELKSARMFMAVSFMAVVLLLPQSVMFSVLIFIRALAMDGQYGDLRHALNTCVNLLKISNSSFTIFIYYNMSTKYRFEFQRMLAKFKSNVKLQPEIHK